The sequence CCGCCCATCATCTGGTGGTGCATCAGCGATTTCGACACCACCGGCGCCACAAACAGCAACAGCACCGCCATAATGGCGATGCAGGCGGTAAAGCGTTGCTGTAGCTGGCGTGACACTCTCATCGCGGCGGCGAATTAACCCGGTCGGTGGCGAACAAGCGGCCAGTGTAACCCGCGATGCGCGATGAGGTGAACGAAAAGAAAAGTCAGGTTTGTCTTACGCACACCCGGCGGCGATCACAACGCCCGCGAATAGACCCGCGAGGCTTCGCCCCAGGGGTGATACCCGAGCCCGTTGTAAACGAAGCCGCTGCGCTCGTAATACCCCTCCAGATCGGTGCACAGGTGCAGCTGCGGGAAGCCCAGTCGGCGGGTTTCCGCCGCCACATGCTCAATCAGTTTGGCGCCGTGGCCCCGGCCGCGCTGCGCTTCCTCTACATAGAGCGCACACAGCCAGGGATACAACTCCCCACGGCTGATAAAGTCGTTGGTGATAAGCCCCGCGCAGCCGAGGATTTGGTCATTTTCCATCAGCAGGTACCACTGCGGCAGCGGGTTGGCGGCGCCGAGGCTGCGGTTGATGGCGTCTTCATACATCATCAGCGTCTCTGCCGTGGCCCAGTGCCGCTGAAAATACGCAATGGCGCGCGGCGCCAGCTCGGGCGCTTGCCGCACCGAAATCATGTCCATCGTCA comes from Serratia sarumanii and encodes:
- a CDS encoding GNAT family N-acetyltransferase, with amino-acid sequence MDMISVRQAPELAPRAIAYFQRHWATAETLMMYEDAINRSLGAANPLPQWYLLMENDQILGCAGLITNDFISRGELYPWLCALYVEEAQRGRGHGAKLIEHVAAETRRLGFPQLHLCTDLEGYYERSGFVYNGLGYHPWGEASRVYSRAL